The Alkalispirochaeta americana genome contains a region encoding:
- the fdrA gene encoding acyl-CoA synthetase FdrA: MKRIILRKDSYYDSVFLMLISTDVKKLDGITDAVVAMGTEMNLGLLQDMGMSGPELAKAGPNDLIISLEGSSEEAVAAAEKAVDGLLTKKASSGVDATYRHASSDAAYEADPDSNLVIISVPGAHAPREVRKALKAGKHVMLFSDNVSLEEEVKLKTLAREKGLLLMGPDCGTAIINGKPLCFANVVAPGPIGVVSAAGTGLQEVTTLISRAGGGISQAIGTGGRDLKSEKVNGSTTLMAIEALAEDPKTRVIVVISKPPAPKVADRVIQALKKTGKPAVIHLIGLPGESSQDNLHYAANLEETARKAVAISRGESWSPSVFDEDEKEIDALVERETSAVSSSQRYLRGYFTGGTLTDEAVFGLNDTLGGIYSFDPSDTAFALKDPQRSEKHTIVDLGEDVFTVGRPHPMIDPSTRTDRMLREAEDEEIALVLVDCVIGYGSHPDPAGALAPAIAAMRQAAAKRGGYLPVIASITGTEEDFQNIESQKRALTAAGAVVMPSNYQAVELARRMMALLKTR; this comes from the coding sequence GTGAAGCGAATCATCCTGCGGAAGGATTCGTACTACGATTCGGTATTTCTGATGCTGATCAGTACGGACGTAAAAAAACTGGACGGAATCACCGATGCGGTGGTCGCCATGGGAACGGAGATGAACCTGGGACTCCTCCAGGACATGGGCATGAGCGGGCCCGAGCTGGCCAAGGCTGGCCCCAACGACTTGATTATATCCCTGGAGGGAAGCTCCGAGGAAGCCGTAGCAGCCGCCGAAAAAGCGGTGGACGGACTCCTTACCAAAAAAGCTTCCTCCGGGGTGGACGCCACCTACCGGCACGCCAGCAGCGACGCTGCCTACGAAGCCGACCCCGACTCGAACCTGGTGATCATCTCCGTGCCCGGAGCCCACGCTCCACGGGAGGTCAGAAAAGCCCTCAAGGCGGGCAAGCACGTAATGCTCTTCTCGGACAACGTCTCCCTGGAGGAGGAGGTCAAACTGAAGACCCTGGCCCGCGAGAAGGGGCTCCTTCTGATGGGTCCTGACTGCGGCACGGCCATCATCAACGGAAAACCCCTCTGCTTTGCCAACGTGGTCGCTCCCGGTCCAATCGGGGTGGTCTCCGCCGCCGGAACGGGCCTTCAGGAGGTAACGACCCTGATCTCCCGCGCCGGAGGAGGCATATCCCAGGCGATCGGTACGGGCGGACGAGATCTGAAAAGCGAAAAGGTGAACGGCTCCACGACGCTCATGGCCATTGAGGCGCTGGCGGAAGACCCCAAAACCAGGGTCATTGTGGTCATCTCCAAGCCCCCGGCCCCAAAGGTAGCCGATCGGGTAATCCAGGCGCTGAAAAAAACGGGAAAACCCGCCGTGATCCATCTGATCGGGCTGCCCGGGGAATCGTCCCAGGACAATCTCCACTACGCGGCAAACCTTGAGGAAACAGCCCGCAAGGCCGTGGCGATCTCCCGGGGAGAATCCTGGTCCCCCTCGGTCTTTGACGAGGACGAGAAGGAGATCGATGCCCTGGTGGAGAGGGAAACCTCGGCCGTTTCCAGCAGTCAACGCTATCTCAGGGGATATTTCACGGGAGGCACCCTCACCGATGAGGCGGTTTTCGGTCTCAACGACACCCTGGGCGGCATCTATTCTTTCGATCCCAGCGATACAGCCTTTGCACTCAAAGATCCCCAGCGTTCGGAGAAACACACCATCGTGGATCTGGGCGAGGATGTCTTCACCGTGGGGCGGCCCCATCCCATGATCGATCCATCCACACGGACCGACCGGATGCTCCGCGAGGCCGAGGACGAGGAGATCGCCCTGGTGCTGGTGGACTGTGTTATCGGTTACGGCAGTCATCCCGATCCGGCAGGGGCTCTGGCCCCGGCGATCGCTGCGATGCGCCAGGCTGCGGCAAAACGGGGCGGCTATCTTCCCGTTATCGCCAGCATCACGGGCACCGAGGAAGATTTCCAGAACATCGAATCCCAAAAGCGGGCCCTTACCGCAGCCGGTGCAGTGGTGATGCCCTCGAACTACCAGGCCGTCGAGCTTGCCCGGCGCATGATGGCCCTTCTGAAGACACGATAG
- a CDS encoding CaiB/BaiF CoA transferase family protein — protein sequence MKSSKPLEGLKVLDMTRVLAGPYATMILSDLGAEVLKVEMPGTGDDSRHFGPFKNGRSLYFLSINRGKHSMTLNLKTDEGKDILRKLVARYDMVVENFRPGVMEKLGLGYEELKKINPGLIYAAASGYGHSGPESKKPAYDILAQAEGGLMGITGWPGEAPVRVGCSIGDITAGLFASIGILAALHQRNATGLGQKIDVAMLDCQVAILENALARYQATGENPEPLGNRHPTITPFQAYQAKDDWFVVAMGNDNLWKTFCTATERPDLAEDPRFATNPARTENLEALNALMDPLMAERTVQEWSELFSEVGIPHARINKVEQIMKSPQVIARNMLASVEDSLAGTVQVAGNPVKMSGFEDSTERPPLPELGEHTRDVLTGLGYSQEAIQALQDQGVI from the coding sequence ATGAAAAGCAGCAAACCCTTGGAAGGCCTGAAGGTTCTGGATATGACCAGGGTATTGGCCGGCCCCTACGCCACGATGATCCTCTCCGATCTTGGAGCGGAGGTGCTGAAGGTGGAAATGCCCGGCACAGGCGATGATTCCCGCCATTTCGGGCCTTTCAAAAACGGGAGAAGCCTCTACTTTCTCAGCATCAACCGGGGCAAGCACTCCATGACCCTCAACCTGAAGACCGACGAGGGAAAGGACATCCTGCGCAAACTGGTTGCCCGCTACGACATGGTGGTAGAAAACTTCCGCCCCGGCGTCATGGAAAAACTCGGGTTGGGCTACGAGGAACTGAAAAAGATAAATCCCGGACTGATCTACGCGGCTGCCTCGGGCTACGGCCACTCCGGCCCGGAGAGCAAAAAACCTGCCTACGATATCCTGGCCCAGGCCGAGGGCGGCCTCATGGGGATCACGGGCTGGCCGGGAGAAGCTCCGGTTCGGGTGGGGTGCTCCATCGGCGATATCACGGCGGGTCTCTTTGCCTCGATCGGCATTCTGGCAGCGCTCCACCAGCGGAACGCCACCGGGCTGGGGCAAAAGATCGACGTGGCCATGCTGGATTGCCAGGTGGCGATCCTGGAAAACGCCCTGGCCCGGTATCAGGCCACTGGAGAAAACCCGGAACCCCTGGGAAATCGCCATCCCACAATCACCCCTTTCCAGGCCTACCAGGCAAAAGACGACTGGTTCGTAGTGGCCATGGGGAACGACAACCTCTGGAAGACCTTCTGTACCGCCACAGAACGACCGGACCTGGCCGAAGATCCCCGGTTCGCCACCAATCCGGCCCGAACCGAGAACCTGGAGGCACTGAATGCTCTCATGGACCCCCTCATGGCAGAGCGGACCGTTCAGGAGTGGTCGGAACTCTTCTCCGAGGTGGGCATTCCCCACGCCCGGATCAACAAGGTAGAGCAGATCATGAAGAGCCCCCAGGTGATCGCCCGGAACATGCTCGCCTCCGTGGAGGATTCCCTGGCGGGGACAGTCCAGGTGGCGGGAAACCCCGTCAAAATGAGCGGTTTCGAGGACTCCACCGAGCGGCCGCCCCTCCCCGAACTGGGAGAGCACACCCGGGACGTTCTCACCGGATTGGGCTACAGCCAGGAGGCAATCCAGGCCCTCCAGGACCAGGGGGTTATCTGA
- a CDS encoding cyclase family protein has translation MKDMKVIDLSIPLGIGTPPWPTYEPLEVKYFKRLAPNGANGQLVTHSNHIGTHLDGEIHFYTPGKDIASLDMDFLVHEGVIVDLSDVAGEYDVYTSQMIEDRVEVKEGDILIISTGYHQYSWDQPTADEVTYMVKHPGPDREFAEWAKKKKLRWIGVDCGSADHPMNTKIRDWMPRNAAECDAHFKKKYGKGLTEVFTDDKYQLMHLEMFPHGIVHAECIGGDIDLLLNQRVTIGCFPWRFVDGESSIARIVAFVDEAQYEELMEKKSRCELTKFGDVARAKNQWLLDEARQRARKS, from the coding sequence ATGAAGGACATGAAGGTAATTGATCTGAGCATCCCCCTGGGGATTGGAACTCCTCCCTGGCCCACCTATGAGCCCCTGGAGGTGAAATACTTCAAACGCCTTGCCCCCAATGGAGCAAACGGCCAGCTGGTGACCCACTCGAACCACATTGGAACTCACCTGGATGGGGAGATCCACTTCTACACCCCCGGGAAGGATATCGCCAGTCTGGACATGGACTTTCTCGTCCATGAAGGCGTCATCGTGGATCTCTCGGACGTTGCCGGTGAATACGACGTGTATACATCCCAGATGATCGAGGATCGTGTTGAGGTAAAAGAGGGAGACATCCTGATCATCTCCACCGGATACCACCAGTACAGCTGGGATCAGCCCACGGCCGACGAGGTAACCTATATGGTGAAGCACCCCGGGCCGGACCGGGAGTTTGCCGAGTGGGCCAAGAAGAAAAAGCTCCGCTGGATCGGCGTGGACTGCGGAAGCGCCGACCACCCCATGAACACCAAGATCCGCGACTGGATGCCCCGGAACGCCGCCGAGTGCGACGCTCACTTCAAGAAAAAATACGGCAAGGGCCTGACCGAGGTCTTCACCGACGACAAGTATCAGCTGATGCACCTGGAGATGTTCCCCCACGGGATCGTTCACGCCGAGTGCATAGGCGGGGATATCGACCTGCTTCTGAACCAGCGGGTGACGATCGGATGTTTCCCCTGGCGTTTCGTGGACGGCGAGTCCAGCATCGCCCGGATCGTGGCCTTTGTGGACGAAGCGCAGTATGAGGAGCTGATGGAGAAAAAATCACGCTGCGAGCTCACCAAGTTCGGCGATGTGGCGCGTGCAAAAAATCAGTGGCTCCTTGACGAAGCCCGACAGCGGGCCCGCAAAAGCTGA
- a CDS encoding amidase, which produces MKYVAPRDPARLLSVLRRGERPLSVEIETILDRLDRYEETLQTLLPDESPQQRRDRLLAEARALEERWPRAEERPPLFGLVVGVKDLFHARGFPTRAGSRLPADTFRDEETPDAASLQRLLDAGALVLGKTVTTEFAYFGPGPTRNPWNPDHTPGGSSSGSAAAVAAGFCHLALGTQTIGSISRPASFCGIAGYKPSYDRISPAGVIPFSPSADHVGVLAPSAQALRLIAPVLTRHWNDPEAQAPTAPPKDTLRHRLGTVLVPDDAYLEQAAPESLKALESLCERLQGIGVTLLRVKAFPDIEEINRAHQEMIAAEFAQVHASWFAEHHQLYHPRSKELVERGMAIPQDTYARACGGRQQIRDRIQETLDRHGATLWLSPAAPGEAPRGIDSTGSPLMNLPWTYAGVPTVAIPLTTLPHGTGPEGLPLGVQAAGHFGADEVLLNRAVQLEEALQ; this is translated from the coding sequence ATGAAATACGTTGCCCCCCGGGACCCTGCGCGGCTTCTTTCGGTACTCCGCCGGGGCGAACGGCCCCTTTCGGTGGAAATAGAGACAATCCTGGACCGCCTGGACCGCTATGAGGAGACCTTGCAGACCCTCCTGCCCGATGAAAGCCCCCAGCAGCGACGGGATCGCCTTCTGGCCGAGGCCCGGGCACTGGAAGAGCGCTGGCCCCGGGCCGAAGAACGGCCGCCCCTCTTTGGTCTGGTGGTGGGCGTGAAAGATCTCTTCCACGCCCGAGGGTTTCCCACCCGGGCAGGCTCCCGGCTCCCGGCGGATACCTTCCGGGACGAGGAAACCCCCGATGCGGCGAGTCTGCAGCGGCTCCTGGACGCGGGCGCGCTGGTTCTGGGGAAAACGGTCACCACGGAGTTCGCTTATTTCGGGCCCGGACCGACCCGAAACCCCTGGAACCCGGACCACACGCCGGGAGGATCATCAAGCGGTTCTGCCGCTGCCGTGGCAGCCGGATTCTGCCACCTGGCCCTGGGAACTCAAACGATCGGCTCAATCTCTCGCCCTGCGAGTTTCTGCGGGATAGCAGGATACAAGCCAAGCTACGATCGGATCAGCCCCGCCGGGGTGATTCCCTTCTCGCCCAGCGCTGATCACGTGGGTGTCCTGGCTCCCTCGGCACAGGCTTTGCGCCTGATCGCACCGGTTCTTACCCGCCACTGGAACGATCCGGAAGCACAAGCGCCCACAGCCCCTCCAAAGGATACCCTGCGCCACCGGCTGGGAACGGTTCTGGTCCCCGACGACGCCTACCTGGAACAGGCAGCTCCCGAGAGCCTGAAAGCCCTGGAAAGCCTCTGCGAGCGTCTTCAGGGAATCGGCGTTACCCTTCTTCGGGTGAAGGCCTTTCCCGATATCGAGGAGATCAACCGGGCCCACCAGGAAATGATCGCCGCCGAGTTTGCCCAGGTCCATGCCTCGTGGTTTGCCGAGCACCATCAGCTCTACCACCCCCGAAGCAAGGAGCTGGTAGAGCGGGGAATGGCCATACCCCAGGACACCTATGCCCGGGCCTGTGGCGGGCGACAGCAGATACGCGACCGGATACAGGAGACCCTGGACCGTCACGGGGCAACGCTCTGGCTCTCGCCAGCCGCTCCGGGAGAAGCCCCCCGGGGGATCGACTCCACGGGAAGCCCCCTGATGAACCTGCCCTGGACCTATGCGGGAGTTCCCACAGTGGCAATCCCCCTGACCACCCTGCCCCACGGAACGGGGCCGGAGGGACTTCCCCTGGGAGTACAAGCCGCAGGACACTTCGGTGCCGACGAAGTACTCCTGAACCGGGCCGTTCAACTCGAAGAAGCGCTCCAGTAG
- a CDS encoding DUF1116 domain-containing protein — protein MSKNAITALFGQDLQVVNLGLESFGDTLSQLGTPVTSVEWKPPAGGDPELAVLLDRLEEAEASGKLNRAAANQEAVTRILKGKPTLVGIGIAKDTVPGMHKKLIMHAGPPVEWEDMAGPLRGAIIGGLIYEGLAKTPEEAEKLAASGEITFDPCHHHNAVGPMAGVTTASMPVWVMENSTFGNRAYCTLNEGLGKVLRYGANSKEVIDRLRWMEQELAPILKKALELHGPLDMKNLIAQVLQMGDEGHNRNRAGTSLFIREMAPYLVMLDEEKEKLAKVFRFMHENDHFFLNLTMPASKCTVDAAAGIEGSSLVYTMARNGTEFGIRLAGLPDRWFTGPASVVDGLYLPGFSADDAARDVGDSVITETCGIGGFAMAAAPAIVKFVGGSPADAVNFTRKMYEITLAENDTYQIPAMDFRGTPTGIDVVKVVEHGVLPAINTGIAHKDPGVGMVGAGLVKPPEKAFRDAFAAFAEKYT, from the coding sequence ATGAGCAAAAACGCTATCACCGCCCTCTTTGGGCAGGACCTGCAGGTGGTAAACCTGGGACTTGAGAGCTTTGGCGATACCCTCTCGCAATTGGGAACGCCCGTTACCTCGGTGGAATGGAAACCGCCCGCCGGAGGCGATCCCGAACTGGCAGTCCTCCTGGACCGGCTGGAAGAGGCCGAAGCGTCGGGAAAACTCAACCGGGCTGCGGCAAATCAGGAGGCGGTCACCCGAATCCTCAAGGGGAAACCCACCCTGGTGGGAATAGGCATCGCCAAAGACACCGTTCCGGGAATGCACAAAAAGCTTATCATGCACGCCGGACCACCCGTGGAATGGGAGGACATGGCAGGCCCCTTGCGGGGCGCCATCATCGGCGGGCTGATCTACGAGGGGCTGGCAAAAACCCCCGAAGAGGCAGAAAAACTGGCCGCCTCGGGAGAGATCACCTTCGATCCCTGCCACCACCACAACGCCGTGGGGCCCATGGCGGGGGTGACCACAGCCAGCATGCCTGTGTGGGTCATGGAGAACAGCACCTTCGGCAACCGCGCCTACTGCACCCTCAACGAGGGACTCGGCAAGGTCCTCCGCTACGGCGCCAACTCCAAGGAAGTAATCGACCGGTTGCGCTGGATGGAACAGGAACTGGCGCCGATCCTCAAAAAAGCCCTGGAACTCCACGGCCCCCTGGACATGAAGAACCTCATTGCCCAGGTTCTTCAGATGGGTGACGAGGGCCACAACCGCAACCGCGCGGGCACAAGCCTCTTCATCCGCGAGATGGCTCCCTACCTGGTGATGCTCGACGAGGAAAAAGAGAAACTGGCCAAGGTCTTCCGGTTCATGCACGAGAACGACCACTTTTTCCTGAACCTCACCATGCCCGCTTCGAAGTGCACCGTCGACGCCGCTGCGGGGATCGAGGGAAGCTCCCTGGTCTACACCATGGCCCGAAACGGGACAGAGTTCGGCATTCGCCTGGCGGGCCTGCCCGACCGCTGGTTCACAGGCCCCGCGTCTGTGGTGGACGGACTCTATCTGCCGGGCTTCTCAGCCGACGATGCCGCCCGGGACGTGGGTGATTCGGTGATCACCGAGACCTGTGGTATCGGAGGGTTCGCCATGGCGGCAGCTCCGGCGATCGTCAAGTTTGTGGGTGGTTCGCCCGCCGATGCGGTGAACTTCACCCGCAAGATGTACGAGATCACCCTGGCCGAGAACGATACCTACCAGATTCCCGCCATGGACTTTCGGGGAACCCCCACAGGAATCGATGTGGTGAAAGTGGTAGAGCACGGTGTCCTGCCGGCGATCAATACCGGTATCGCCCATAAGGACCCGGGCGTGGGAATGGTTGGCGCAGGGCTGGTAAAGCCTCCCGAGAAGGCCTTTCGGGACGCTTTTGCCGCTTTTGCAGAAAAATACACCTGA
- a CDS encoding LCP family glycopolymer transferase yields the protein MKPFTLRPRNVLVFFLIFLGTVALVVTAGTLVHRTARLQQKLESLSSNLSAEVERQNQRGHLLENNQRVATTHLQEVRALMNLPTAEFRFSLDDTELDPGTEDDEDLLLRALDRIAVHHEREALQKELNELFSPGSSLAEDLRQKNLTIEPGARRGLWTLEAPLTDDTDDTDDTDNTHQTDSLSPLATISISGTTPPAQAVIETADGASRRISYTGTLRERHQQISTALEELLPRAREHQAALAAKETGKTGQDTAPDEAPARADLAPDEAAREYLQTRAATPRVQERLAEHRLHLAREPRETLDFYVFDITSLEGDTPEGSSLGSLAVLKHTGEIYLLDQEDIMITGLKTLGKEIEALSNPQVSSPEDAQTLPESFPPGFRGGSHRDGTNILLVGTHETKADSIMLLHLSPEKTISIVSIPRDLYYQGRKLSDHYEIYGARTFLARISEIIGREIDAYVSIDMYAFIEVVDILGGITLTLEEPLRDPTYRVRDNGTWSTLSFPAGTHTLSGVEALRIARSRATTTDFGRSSRQHDILEALRRRINTLHAGNLSQVYRLIQTLATYVETDLTPWEITQFFLAYRNAPITNRSGMTYYNILYSTYSNVHYQGITLAEAEARENFFMGLWILLPRGGNWDVIRWFVDENTGP from the coding sequence ATGAAACCCTTCACACTCCGCCCCCGAAACGTTCTGGTTTTCTTCCTGATCTTTCTCGGCACGGTGGCCCTTGTCGTCACCGCAGGAACCCTGGTGCACCGCACGGCCCGTCTCCAGCAGAAACTCGAGAGCCTGAGCAGCAACCTGAGCGCCGAAGTAGAACGTCAGAACCAGCGGGGGCACCTCCTGGAAAACAACCAGCGCGTGGCCACAACCCATCTCCAGGAAGTTCGCGCCCTGATGAACCTTCCCACAGCGGAATTCCGGTTCTCCCTGGATGATACGGAGCTGGACCCGGGGACGGAAGACGACGAGGACCTTCTCCTGCGCGCCCTCGACAGGATCGCCGTCCACCATGAACGCGAAGCCCTTCAGAAAGAGCTGAACGAGCTCTTCTCGCCGGGAAGCTCCCTGGCAGAAGATCTTCGCCAGAAGAATCTGACCATCGAGCCCGGTGCCCGACGCGGCCTCTGGACCCTCGAAGCCCCCCTCACGGACGATACAGACGATACAGACGATACAGACAACACACACCAGACAGACTCCCTTTCCCCCCTGGCAACAATCAGCATCTCGGGAACCACTCCGCCGGCGCAAGCCGTGATTGAAACTGCCGATGGCGCATCGCGAAGGATCTCCTACACTGGCACCCTGCGGGAACGGCACCAGCAGATATCAACCGCCCTGGAAGAACTCCTGCCCCGGGCCCGGGAACACCAGGCAGCCCTGGCTGCCAAAGAAACCGGGAAAACCGGTCAGGATACCGCCCCGGACGAAGCCCCGGCCAGGGCAGACCTCGCCCCGGACGAAGCCGCCAGGGAATATCTTCAAACCCGGGCCGCCACGCCCCGCGTCCAGGAGCGTCTTGCGGAACATCGCCTCCACCTTGCCCGGGAACCCCGGGAAACTCTGGATTTCTACGTCTTCGATATCACCTCCCTGGAGGGGGATACCCCTGAAGGCTCTTCCCTGGGGTCCCTGGCGGTGCTGAAACACACCGGCGAAATCTACCTGCTGGACCAGGAAGACATAATGATCACCGGTCTCAAAACCCTGGGAAAGGAGATCGAAGCACTCAGCAACCCCCAGGTGAGCTCTCCCGAGGATGCCCAAACCCTGCCGGAGAGTTTCCCCCCGGGCTTTCGGGGCGGCTCTCACCGGGATGGAACAAACATCCTCCTGGTCGGCACCCACGAAACAAAGGCCGACTCGATCATGCTCCTCCACCTCTCGCCAGAGAAGACAATCTCCATCGTGAGCATCCCCCGGGACCTCTACTACCAGGGACGCAAGCTCAGCGATCACTACGAAATCTACGGAGCCCGGACTTTCCTGGCCCGGATATCCGAGATTATCGGCCGCGAGATCGACGCCTACGTCTCCATAGATATGTACGCCTTTATCGAGGTAGTGGATATCCTCGGGGGGATCACTCTCACCCTGGAGGAGCCCCTGCGGGACCCCACCTACCGCGTCCGGGACAACGGAACCTGGAGCACCCTCTCCTTCCCTGCCGGCACTCACACCCTCTCCGGCGTGGAAGCGCTCCGCATCGCCCGATCCCGGGCAACCACCACCGATTTTGGACGCTCCAGCCGCCAGCACGACATCCTCGAGGCTCTGCGGCGGAGGATCAACACCCTCCACGCGGGCAACCTCTCCCAGGTCTACCGGCTGATACAAACCCTGGCCACCTACGTGGAGACCGATCTCACCCCCTGGGAGATTACCCAGTTTTTCCTGGCCTACCGCAATGCCCCCATCACCAACCGCTCGGGCATGACCTATTACA
- a CDS encoding oxamate carbamoyltransferase subunit AllH family protein yields MLYPVPPEEAPRAVPGALVPDHFSGTIRGRHRGVANIELRDHWGPYFISLVADPRDRTAFAVLLPGEATSLLEQLRPGEVLSGSPRGLTPEGSTSTALILRYPSIQDDSPRYQGFLDLSAEDRATITSRTTREKLLDILLKEPRLHRGFLPLLFSPALIPRDDPFLRQAERTLAPLRLPELHGLPRLVGLGPGFTPAGDDFLAGTLMALDIIPRAVPEPRAVPEPRAVPEADLREGLLHEIRQALSRTTTGGATLLRLSLESRPPAFAHDICHSLADDHKGPHERAKEAIDIADSHGNSSGLDFLAGFVWLLQRHQGFDREQNWV; encoded by the coding sequence ATGCTCTATCCCGTGCCTCCAGAGGAGGCTCCCCGGGCGGTGCCGGGAGCGCTCGTGCCCGATCATTTTTCCGGCACCATCCGGGGGCGCCATCGGGGCGTGGCGAACATTGAACTCCGGGACCACTGGGGGCCCTATTTCATCTCCCTCGTTGCAGATCCCCGGGATCGAACCGCCTTCGCGGTGCTCCTCCCCGGCGAAGCAACATCCCTGCTGGAGCAACTTCGGCCCGGCGAAGTCCTCTCGGGGTCTCCCCGGGGGCTGACCCCGGAAGGATCCACCTCCACGGCCCTGATTCTGCGCTATCCCTCGATCCAGGACGATTCGCCCCGGTACCAGGGATTTCTGGACCTCTCCGCTGAAGACCGGGCCACCATCACCAGCAGAACAACCCGGGAAAAGCTCCTTGACATTCTCCTGAAGGAACCCCGCTTGCATCGGGGATTCCTGCCGCTTCTCTTTTCTCCCGCTCTCATCCCCCGGGACGATCCATTCCTTCGGCAGGCAGAGCGAACTCTGGCACCCCTTCGCCTCCCGGAACTGCACGGTCTGCCCCGTCTGGTGGGGCTTGGTCCGGGCTTTACTCCAGCGGGTGACGATTTTCTGGCAGGAACACTGATGGCACTGGATATCATTCCCCGGGCGGTCCCGGAACCCCGGGCGGTCCCGGAACCCCGGGCGGTCCCGGAAGCAGATCTCCGGGAGGGTCTCCTTCACGAGATCCGGCAGGCTCTCTCCAGAACCACCACCGGCGGTGCCACCCTGCTCCGGCTCTCTTTGGAAAGCCGCCCCCCCGCCTTTGCCCATGATATCTGCCACAGCCTGGCCGATGACCACAAAGGGCCCCACGAACGGGCCAAAGAGGCTATAGATATCGCTGATAGCCACGGAAATAGCTCGGGATTGGATTTTCTTGCGGGTTTTGTATGGCTCCTTCAAAGGCATCAGGGATTTGACAGGGAGCAGAACTGGGTGTAG